Proteins from a single region of Phaeacidiphilus oryzae TH49:
- a CDS encoding glycoside hydrolase family 2 TIM barrel-domain containing protein encodes MEISRRTFVAGTGAVAVGSALTWGLGQPSASAATGAEGPLGAGPADGVLNQGDRTVEFNHGWRFHLVNLKDTTDPSGVYGNSDDPKAAAPGFDDSGWRQLALPHDWSIEQQPDPTEKNGTGYFPGGLGWYRKTFTLPASMAGKHITVDFDGVYMNSYVYLNGELLGNHPYGYIGFSFDISGRAHTDGSTPNVLAVVVQNRTPSSRWYSGTGITRNVHLTVTDQVRIARWGTFVTTPDLAATVKRGYAAVHVETAVEGPGSSAADVVSTVLDASGRTVADGHGTSVDLRVADPRLWSTDDPYLYTLRSEVVVGGQVVDSYRTVFGIRWLDFDANAGFALNGSRLKLQGVCLHNDQGALGSVNNYDALWRQMSTLRAAGVNALRTSHNPPSPEMIDVCQRLGIVMMVEAFDCWRIGKNPYDYHLYFDEWSDSDIAEMVHSAKNSPAVVMWSIGNEIPYFTDASSLPIEKRLMDDIRRIDTTRPITANCDQYRTPPAAGSAAEQMMLNLDLMGFSYEPATVMDTFHQRYPSMVFYQSESSSCTSARGVYQDPTYVNTGENYTPGKRLPSAYDNNLSSWTMSHEYVLKLERDRRYSLGQFVWTGTDYIGEPTPYGQFPVKTSAFGFVDTAGFAKDAYYAFQSQWTSPPMVHLVPMKWTGHRSGEEVQVWAYSNVRSVELQLNGRSLGVKRYDVKVGTDGTRYLETTEPTGDDKNFPSGSYTSPNGSTGKLHLTWNVPFEPGTLVAIARDGSGRVVARDRISTAGQPHALRLTPDRPLLAADGRALCYVTVEMVDRNGVVVPDAADAITFRVSGAGRFAGADNGKEDDGEGYQSATHSAFNGKAVAIVQAGSAGGPIRITATAPGLAPGATAVFAVDASARGLVGAQPVYLRTPAGQRPALPSTVTGVYADGSTKELAVRWGRAGAAGTGSRTVSGSVPGTSVTAVATVSGYTAAGAEPFATVTPTGAPPYLPAVATVHDTDGVTRLEPVSWESFPASRYASAGTFTVRGTAAGQAVTATVRVTDAFTPNRNIALATSPAKPTADAGYSGGPDEVPAGMLDGDTGSGGWSNYYDKSATNVLPAVSKAHASEWVSVSWPDGQRVDTVVAYFTIGSARVLPKTLTVSYWDGTRWTAAAGQQVAWATRSNQPTTVTFRPVSTTAIRLDMTSPAPDTSTGFLQITQLQVPAPEISV; translated from the coding sequence ATGGAGATCAGTCGCAGGACGTTCGTGGCCGGCACCGGTGCCGTCGCCGTCGGATCCGCTCTCACCTGGGGACTCGGCCAGCCCAGCGCGTCCGCCGCGACCGGCGCCGAGGGGCCGCTCGGCGCCGGCCCGGCCGACGGGGTACTCAACCAGGGGGACCGGACCGTGGAGTTCAACCACGGCTGGCGGTTCCATCTGGTGAACCTCAAGGACACCACCGATCCGTCCGGCGTGTACGGGAACTCCGACGACCCCAAGGCCGCCGCCCCCGGCTTCGACGACTCGGGCTGGCGGCAGCTCGCGCTGCCGCACGACTGGAGCATCGAGCAGCAGCCGGATCCCACCGAGAAGAACGGGACGGGCTACTTCCCCGGCGGCCTCGGCTGGTACCGCAAGACGTTCACCCTGCCGGCCTCGATGGCCGGCAAGCACATCACCGTCGACTTCGACGGGGTGTACATGAACTCGTACGTGTACCTCAACGGGGAACTGCTCGGAAACCACCCGTACGGATACATCGGGTTCTCCTTCGACATCAGCGGCAGGGCGCACACCGACGGCAGCACTCCCAACGTGCTGGCAGTGGTGGTGCAGAACCGGACGCCCAGCAGCCGCTGGTACTCCGGCACCGGGATCACCCGCAACGTCCATCTGACCGTGACGGACCAGGTGCGGATCGCCCGCTGGGGCACCTTCGTGACCACGCCGGACCTGGCCGCCACGGTGAAGAGGGGCTATGCCGCCGTCCATGTGGAGACCGCGGTGGAGGGCCCCGGGAGCAGCGCCGCCGACGTGGTCTCCACCGTGCTGGACGCCTCCGGCCGGACGGTGGCCGACGGCCACGGGACCAGTGTGGACCTGCGGGTCGCCGACCCGCGTCTGTGGTCGACCGACGACCCCTACCTCTACACCCTGCGCAGTGAGGTGGTGGTCGGCGGACAGGTGGTCGACAGCTACCGGACGGTCTTCGGCATCCGCTGGCTGGACTTCGACGCGAACGCCGGGTTCGCCCTCAACGGCTCCCGGCTGAAGCTCCAGGGTGTCTGCCTCCACAACGACCAGGGCGCCCTGGGCTCGGTGAACAACTACGACGCGCTGTGGCGGCAGATGAGCACCCTCCGGGCCGCCGGCGTCAACGCGCTGCGCACCTCGCACAACCCGCCCTCGCCGGAGATGATCGACGTCTGCCAGCGGCTCGGCATCGTGATGATGGTCGAGGCCTTCGACTGCTGGCGGATCGGCAAGAACCCGTACGACTACCACCTGTACTTCGACGAGTGGTCGGACTCCGACATCGCCGAGATGGTGCACTCCGCGAAGAACTCCCCCGCGGTCGTCATGTGGTCGATCGGCAACGAGATCCCGTACTTCACCGACGCCTCCAGCCTGCCGATCGAGAAGCGGCTGATGGACGACATCAGGCGGATCGACACCACCCGGCCGATCACCGCCAACTGCGACCAGTACCGGACCCCGCCCGCGGCCGGCTCGGCGGCCGAGCAGATGATGCTCAACCTGGACCTGATGGGCTTCAGCTACGAGCCGGCGACCGTGATGGACACCTTCCACCAGCGGTATCCCTCGATGGTCTTCTACCAGTCGGAGTCCTCCTCCTGCACCTCCGCCCGCGGGGTCTACCAGGACCCGACGTATGTCAACACCGGCGAGAACTACACCCCGGGCAAGCGGCTCCCCTCCGCCTACGACAACAACCTCTCCTCGTGGACGATGAGCCACGAGTACGTGCTGAAGCTGGAGCGCGACCGGCGCTACAGCCTGGGGCAGTTCGTCTGGACCGGCACCGACTACATCGGCGAGCCCACCCCGTACGGGCAGTTCCCGGTGAAGACCTCGGCCTTCGGCTTCGTGGACACGGCCGGCTTCGCCAAGGACGCCTACTACGCCTTCCAGTCCCAGTGGACCTCGCCGCCGATGGTCCACCTGGTGCCGATGAAGTGGACCGGCCACCGCAGCGGCGAGGAGGTCCAGGTCTGGGCGTACTCCAACGTCCGCAGCGTCGAACTGCAGCTCAACGGCCGCTCGTTGGGCGTCAAGCGGTACGACGTCAAGGTCGGCACCGACGGCACCCGCTATCTGGAGACCACCGAGCCGACCGGGGACGACAAGAACTTCCCCTCCGGCAGCTACACCAGCCCGAACGGCAGCACCGGCAAGCTCCATCTGACCTGGAACGTGCCGTTCGAGCCGGGCACCCTGGTGGCGATCGCCCGGGACGGCAGCGGCCGGGTGGTGGCACGGGACCGGATCAGCACCGCCGGGCAGCCGCACGCGCTGCGGCTCACCCCCGACCGGCCGCTGCTGGCCGCGGACGGCAGGGCGCTGTGCTACGTCACCGTGGAGATGGTCGACCGGAACGGCGTGGTCGTACCGGACGCCGCCGACGCGATCACCTTCCGGGTCTCCGGCGCCGGACGGTTCGCCGGGGCCGACAACGGCAAGGAGGACGACGGCGAAGGCTACCAGTCCGCCACCCACAGCGCCTTCAACGGCAAGGCGGTGGCCATCGTCCAGGCCGGCTCGGCCGGCGGGCCGATCCGCATCACCGCGACCGCCCCCGGTCTCGCCCCCGGGGCCACCGCCGTCTTCGCCGTCGACGCCTCGGCCCGCGGGCTGGTGGGGGCGCAGCCGGTGTACCTCCGCACCCCCGCCGGACAGCGGCCCGCCCTGCCCTCGACGGTGACCGGCGTCTACGCGGACGGCTCGACCAAGGAGCTGGCCGTCCGCTGGGGGCGGGCGGGGGCCGCCGGCACCGGCAGCCGCACGGTCAGCGGCAGCGTGCCCGGCACCTCGGTCACCGCGGTGGCCACCGTCAGCGGCTACACCGCGGCGGGCGCCGAGCCCTTCGCGACGGTGACCCCGACCGGCGCCCCGCCGTATCTCCCCGCCGTGGCCACCGTCCACGACACGGACGGGGTGACCCGCCTCGAACCCGTGAGCTGGGAGTCCTTCCCCGCGAGCCGCTACGCCTCGGCCGGGACGTTCACCGTCCGGGGCACGGCCGCCGGGCAGGCGGTCACGGCCACCGTCCGGGTCACCGACGCGTTCACCCCGAACCGGAACATCGCCCTGGCCACCAGCCCGGCCAAGCCGACCGCGGACGCCGGCTACTCCGGCGGCCCGGACGAGGTGCCGGCCGGGATGCTGGACGGCGACACCGGCTCCGGCGGCTGGTCGAACTACTACGACAAGTCGGCCACCAACGTCCTCCCGGCGGTGAGCAAGGCGCACGCCTCCGAGTGGGTCTCGGTGAGCTGGCCGGACGGCCAGCGGGTGGACACCGTGGTCGCCTACTTCACCATCGGCTCCGCGCGGGTGCTGCCCAAGACGCTGACCGTCTCGTACTGGGACGGGACGCGCTGGACCGCGGCCGCCGGACAGCAGGTGGCCTGGGCGACCCGGTCCAACCAGCCGACCACCGTCACCTTCCGGCCGGTCAGCACCACGGCGATCCGGCTGGACATGACCAGCCCGGCGCCGGACACCTCGACCGGCTTCCTCCAGATCACCCAACTCCAGGTGCCGGCACCGGAGATCAGCGTCTGA
- a CDS encoding DUF7144 family membrane protein gives MISTGGRSEGAQTAAVGLTLFAAIMLFISGTLDFFRGLMGILEDKVFLTTRGYAFEFDLTAWGWIHLILGVIGVVVGAGLLAGMKWARILAIIIAGLLIIANFLSIPYYPFWSITVIALDALIIWGLCVVRRDDMP, from the coding sequence ATGATCTCTACCGGTGGCCGCTCGGAAGGCGCCCAGACGGCAGCCGTCGGCCTGACGCTCTTCGCGGCGATCATGCTCTTCATCTCTGGAACCTTGGACTTCTTCCGGGGCCTGATGGGGATTCTCGAGGACAAGGTCTTCCTGACCACGCGCGGCTATGCGTTCGAGTTCGACCTGACCGCGTGGGGCTGGATCCATCTGATCCTGGGGGTGATCGGGGTCGTGGTCGGCGCCGGCCTGCTGGCCGGGATGAAGTGGGCGCGGATCCTGGCGATCATCATCGCCGGGCTGCTGATCATCGCCAACTTCCTGTCGATCCCGTACTACCCGTTCTGGTCGATCACCGTGATCGCCCTGGACGCCTTGATCATCTGGGGCCTGTGCGTGGTCCGTCGGGATGACATGCCCTAG
- the dnaK gene encoding molecular chaperone DnaK: MAKAVGIDLGTTNSVIAVWEGGEPTVVPNSEGNRTTPSVVAFTDAGERLVGQLARRQAILNPKGTIYSAKRFIGRHFDEISEEAKAVAYDVVEGDGGAARFKVRDKLYAPEEISAQVLRKLADDASKQLGERVTEAVITVPAYFNDAQRTATKDAGRIAGLEVLRIINEPTAAALAYGMDKKEHETVLVFDLGGGTFDVSILDVGDGVVEVRSTAGDSHLGGDDFDRRLVDQLADSFQKENGIDLRKDPQALQRLFEAAEKAKTELSSVTQTQVSLPFITADASGPKHLTTTIMRSTFEQITGDLVERCLGPVRQAMDDAKVSDNDIDEVILVGGSTRIPAVQALVRRLTGGKEPNMSVNPDEVVAMGAAIQAGVLKGEVKDVLLLDVTPLSLGVETRGGVMTKIIERNTTIPVRRSETFSTAEDNQPAVDVVVLQGERERAADNRVLGRFQLTDIRPAPRGEPQIEVVFDIDANGILNVTARDKDTGKEQGITISESSNLDRGEVERMVQEAERNQGEDQALREAVDARNELDAIAYQVEKRLGELGDAAPAHEKARAEMLVAEAREAVKNEAAVDKVRPLTSELQQIFAGLAAHQASAAGGGPAGPGAPDGSGPGAPEPGGAGGDDDVIDAEFDKG, encoded by the coding sequence ATGGCCAAGGCAGTAGGCATCGACCTGGGCACCACGAACTCGGTGATCGCCGTATGGGAGGGCGGCGAGCCGACGGTTGTCCCCAACAGCGAGGGCAACCGCACGACACCGTCCGTGGTGGCCTTCACCGACGCCGGCGAGCGCCTGGTGGGCCAGCTGGCCCGCCGCCAGGCGATCCTCAACCCCAAGGGCACCATCTACTCGGCCAAGCGGTTCATCGGCCGGCACTTCGACGAGATCTCCGAAGAGGCCAAGGCCGTCGCGTACGACGTGGTCGAGGGAGACGGCGGCGCCGCCCGCTTCAAGGTGCGCGACAAGCTCTACGCGCCCGAGGAGATCAGCGCGCAGGTGCTGCGCAAGCTCGCCGACGACGCCTCCAAGCAGCTGGGGGAGCGGGTCACGGAGGCGGTCATCACGGTGCCCGCCTACTTCAACGACGCCCAGCGCACCGCGACCAAGGACGCGGGACGGATCGCCGGCCTGGAAGTGCTGCGGATCATCAACGAGCCGACCGCGGCCGCCCTCGCCTACGGCATGGACAAGAAGGAGCACGAGACCGTTCTCGTCTTCGACCTGGGCGGTGGCACCTTCGACGTCAGCATCCTCGACGTGGGAGACGGCGTGGTGGAGGTGCGGTCCACAGCGGGCGACAGCCATCTGGGCGGCGACGACTTCGACCGACGGCTGGTCGACCAGCTCGCCGACAGCTTCCAGAAGGAGAACGGGATCGACCTGCGCAAGGATCCACAGGCCCTCCAACGACTCTTCGAGGCCGCCGAGAAGGCCAAGACCGAGCTCAGCTCGGTGACCCAGACCCAGGTCAGCCTGCCGTTCATCACGGCCGACGCCTCCGGCCCCAAGCATCTGACCACGACGATCATGCGGTCCACGTTCGAGCAGATCACCGGAGACCTGGTGGAGCGCTGCCTGGGCCCGGTGCGGCAGGCCATGGACGACGCCAAGGTCAGTGACAACGACATCGACGAGGTCATCCTCGTCGGCGGCTCCACCCGCATCCCCGCCGTCCAGGCTCTGGTGCGGAGGCTGACGGGCGGCAAGGAACCCAACATGAGCGTCAACCCCGACGAGGTCGTGGCGATGGGCGCCGCGATCCAGGCCGGGGTCCTCAAGGGCGAGGTCAAGGATGTCCTGCTGCTCGACGTCACCCCGCTGTCGCTGGGCGTGGAGACACGCGGCGGCGTGATGACGAAGATCATCGAGCGGAACACCACGATCCCGGTGCGCCGCTCCGAGACCTTCTCCACCGCCGAGGACAACCAGCCCGCCGTCGACGTCGTCGTCCTGCAGGGCGAGCGGGAGAGGGCCGCCGACAACCGGGTCCTGGGTCGCTTCCAGCTCACGGACATCCGCCCCGCACCGCGCGGTGAGCCGCAGATCGAGGTCGTCTTCGACATCGACGCCAACGGCATCCTCAACGTCACCGCGCGTGACAAGGACACCGGGAAGGAGCAGGGCATCACCATCAGCGAGAGCTCCAACCTCGACCGCGGCGAGGTCGAGCGGATGGTCCAGGAGGCCGAACGCAACCAGGGCGAGGACCAGGCCCTGCGCGAGGCGGTCGACGCCCGCAACGAACTGGATGCCATCGCCTACCAGGTCGAGAAACGCCTGGGAGAGCTCGGCGACGCCGCCCCCGCTCACGAGAAGGCCCGCGCCGAGATGCTGGTGGCCGAGGCCCGCGAGGCGGTCAAGAACGAGGCAGCGGTGGACAAGGTCCGGCCGCTGACCTCCGAACTCCAGCAGATCTTCGCGGGGCTCGCGGCCCACCAGGCGAGTGCCGCCGGAGGCGGTCCGGCGGGCCCGGGCGCCCCGGACGGATCCGGTCCCGGCGCGCCCGAGCCGGGCGGTGCCGGGGGCGACGACGACGTGATCGACGCCGAGTTCGACAAGGGCTGA
- a CDS encoding PucR family transcriptional regulator yields MASRPSRGRPAHGSGQEAAREAGNTAGAERHDPRPLAALDPHGLLALCHALFTCAEQSEIVRLAMRHVSALGPYRAEAGYLGTGDGLSRVPVHDAGAPTVDDPRMDQAGETDGPTSLPGRSWNWAFGLHGVGGRLGCIVVSSHSDPDEQGCFLLSALVELTAAAMSLAASHAHRDSVGELSRLRTERDTALRQLDTVRSELHLQMTVDESLAHVAALGGGEDAITQALYELTGLPSLIEDRFGNLRSWAGPGRPDPYPVRSPREQEEMLRRVVRGAGPVRVKDRVVVLAQPRGDLLGVLALEDPEATADKHMMFALDHAQRLLALELLHVRELTEVEMRLRRQLMDDLLEGADDTGVYTRAEALGHDLRRPHYVAVVHWPSNAVDDSFTRAVERVMATAAVRPLITRRRDRVVVLTEERPHHAAVHAALAHELGTPDGAIGVSTRYVSPSDIPRCYLEALRALEVRQNSRRRSGTTFFDDLGLYRILGPGNDLQELEGFVREWLGQLIDYDARHSTELVETLARYFDCGGNYDDAAAALTVHRSTLRYRLQRIREISDRDLADVDTRLNLQVATRVWKIILGGQR; encoded by the coding sequence ATGGCCTCCCGCCCGTCGCGAGGGCGGCCCGCTCACGGTTCCGGTCAGGAAGCGGCTCGCGAGGCGGGCAACACTGCGGGCGCCGAGCGGCACGACCCCCGTCCACTCGCGGCGCTGGACCCCCACGGGCTGCTGGCGCTGTGCCACGCACTGTTCACCTGCGCGGAGCAGAGTGAGATCGTGCGGCTGGCCATGCGTCACGTCAGCGCCCTCGGCCCCTACCGCGCAGAGGCCGGATACCTCGGGACGGGCGACGGTTTGTCCCGCGTCCCCGTCCACGACGCGGGAGCGCCCACGGTCGACGACCCACGGATGGACCAGGCGGGTGAGACCGACGGCCCCACGTCTCTTCCCGGGCGGTCCTGGAACTGGGCGTTCGGTCTGCACGGGGTCGGCGGCCGGCTCGGCTGCATCGTGGTCTCCTCCCACTCCGACCCCGATGAACAGGGGTGCTTCCTCCTCTCCGCCCTGGTGGAGCTCACCGCGGCGGCCATGTCGCTGGCGGCCTCCCACGCCCACCGCGATTCGGTCGGCGAACTGAGCCGGCTGCGCACCGAACGGGACACCGCACTGCGGCAGTTGGACACAGTGCGCTCCGAGCTGCACCTGCAGATGACCGTGGACGAGTCCCTCGCCCACGTCGCTGCCCTGGGCGGTGGCGAGGACGCCATCACCCAAGCGCTGTACGAACTCACCGGGCTGCCGTCGCTCATCGAGGACCGGTTCGGCAACCTGAGGTCCTGGGCCGGTCCCGGCCGGCCCGACCCCTATCCGGTACGCTCCCCGCGCGAGCAGGAGGAGATGCTCCGGCGGGTCGTGCGCGGAGCGGGTCCGGTCAGAGTCAAGGACCGGGTGGTCGTCCTGGCCCAGCCGCGAGGCGACCTCCTCGGTGTACTCGCCCTCGAGGACCCGGAAGCGACTGCCGACAAGCACATGATGTTCGCCTTGGATCACGCCCAGCGGTTGCTCGCCCTGGAACTCCTGCATGTGCGTGAACTCACCGAGGTCGAGATGCGGCTGCGCCGTCAGCTGATGGACGACCTGCTGGAAGGCGCTGACGATACGGGCGTCTACACCCGGGCCGAAGCCCTCGGCCATGACCTGCGGCGCCCCCATTACGTGGCCGTGGTGCACTGGCCGAGCAACGCCGTAGACGACTCTTTCACCCGCGCCGTCGAGCGAGTGATGGCCACCGCAGCGGTCCGTCCGCTGATCACCCGTCGCCGCGACCGCGTGGTCGTGCTGACCGAGGAGAGGCCGCACCACGCTGCCGTGCATGCGGCGCTGGCCCATGAACTGGGGACGCCCGACGGAGCGATCGGGGTGAGCACCCGATACGTCTCACCGAGCGACATTCCCCGCTGCTATCTGGAAGCACTGCGGGCCCTGGAGGTCCGTCAGAACTCCCGCCGGCGCAGCGGGACGACCTTCTTCGACGATCTGGGGCTCTACCGGATCCTGGGGCCCGGCAACGATCTCCAGGAGCTCGAAGGCTTCGTGCGAGAATGGCTCGGCCAGCTGATCGACTACGACGCAAGGCACAGCACAGAGTTGGTGGAGACGCTCGCGCGCTACTTCGACTGCGGGGGCAACTACGACGACGCGGCCGCCGCGCTGACGGTCCACCGCAGCACCCTGCGCTACCGACTGCAGCGCATTCGTGAGATCAGCGACCGCGACCTGGCGGATGTGGACACCCGACTCAATCTGCAGGTGGCCACGCGGGTCTGGAAGATCATCCTGGGTGGGCAACGCTGA
- a CDS encoding SulP family inorganic anion transporter, giving the protein MAAVLRFLPGLRRLRDYRRSWLAKDLIAGFVLSTLLVPQGMAYAELAGLPAITGLYTSVLCLLAYAVFGPSRYLVLGPDSSLGPMIAATILPLAGAGGDPERAVALASMLALLVGAITLLAGVARLGFIADLISKPTMIGYLNGLALTILVGQLPKLFGFSTEASGLIQETEAFVKGLADGKTVPAALGVGLGCIALILLLQAFLPKVPAVLIMVVLAITVSSVFHLDQHGVKTVGTLPRGFPPLTLPQVELKDFGPLIAGALGIAVVSLADSISNATAFAARTGDQVRGNEEMIAIGAAGLAAGLFQGFPMSTSGTRTAVAERAGAKSQLTGVVGAVLIVLMLVLLPGLFRSLPQPALAAVVVTAAFSLADPVGAARLWRRRRAEFVLTMTAFVGVAVLGVLPGIAVAVGLSILNVFRRAWWPYSTVLGRVPGVQGYHDVRIHPNAERLPGLVLLRFDAPLFFANAKSFRGEVLRSTRTGPAARRVVIAAEPVTDIDTTAADVLQDLDEELAAQGVRLEFAELKHLVREKIEHYGMTRRLPPDRFHPTVEAAVAAYRAETGARWEPPPDRPPAEGEGGRPDRAPG; this is encoded by the coding sequence GTGGCGGCGGTGCTCCGCTTCCTCCCCGGTCTGCGGAGGCTGCGCGACTACCGGCGCTCCTGGCTCGCCAAGGACCTGATCGCCGGCTTCGTGCTGAGCACCCTCCTGGTGCCGCAGGGCATGGCCTACGCGGAACTGGCCGGGCTGCCGGCCATCACCGGGCTCTACACCTCGGTGCTGTGCCTCCTCGCCTATGCCGTCTTCGGGCCGTCCCGGTATCTGGTGCTGGGGCCCGACTCCTCGCTCGGGCCGATGATCGCGGCCACCATCCTGCCGCTGGCCGGGGCGGGCGGCGACCCCGAGCGGGCGGTCGCGCTGGCGTCCATGCTGGCTTTGCTGGTCGGGGCGATCACCCTGCTGGCCGGCGTGGCCCGGCTCGGCTTCATCGCCGATCTGATCTCCAAGCCCACCATGATCGGCTATCTCAACGGCCTCGCCCTGACCATCCTCGTCGGCCAACTGCCCAAGCTCTTCGGCTTCTCCACCGAGGCCAGCGGCCTGATCCAGGAGACCGAGGCGTTCGTCAAGGGGCTGGCCGACGGGAAGACCGTCCCGGCCGCCCTCGGGGTCGGCCTCGGGTGCATCGCGCTGATCCTCCTGCTGCAGGCCTTCCTGCCGAAGGTGCCGGCCGTCCTGATCATGGTGGTGCTGGCGATCACCGTCTCCTCGGTCTTCCACCTCGACCAGCACGGCGTCAAGACGGTGGGCACCCTGCCCCGCGGGTTCCCCCCGCTCACCCTGCCGCAGGTGGAGCTGAAGGACTTCGGGCCGCTGATCGCCGGGGCCCTGGGCATCGCCGTCGTCTCGCTGGCCGACAGCATCTCGAACGCCACCGCCTTCGCCGCCCGGACCGGCGACCAGGTGCGGGGGAACGAGGAGATGATCGCGATCGGCGCGGCCGGCCTGGCCGCCGGGCTCTTCCAGGGGTTCCCGATGAGCACCAGCGGGACCCGGACCGCGGTGGCCGAGCGGGCCGGCGCCAAGTCCCAGCTCACCGGGGTGGTGGGGGCGGTGCTGATCGTGCTGATGCTGGTGCTGCTGCCGGGCCTGTTCCGCTCGCTGCCGCAGCCGGCACTGGCCGCGGTGGTCGTCACCGCGGCCTTCTCGCTGGCCGATCCGGTGGGCGCGGCACGGCTGTGGCGCCGGCGGAGGGCCGAGTTCGTCCTCACCATGACCGCCTTCGTCGGCGTGGCCGTCCTCGGGGTGCTGCCCGGGATCGCGGTGGCCGTGGGGCTGTCCATCCTCAACGTCTTCCGCCGCGCCTGGTGGCCGTACAGCACGGTGCTCGGGCGGGTTCCGGGGGTGCAGGGTTACCACGACGTGCGGATCCACCCGAACGCGGAGCGGCTGCCGGGCCTGGTGCTGCTGCGCTTCGACGCCCCGCTCTTCTTCGCCAACGCCAAGTCCTTCCGCGGCGAGGTGCTGCGCAGCACCCGGACCGGGCCGGCGGCCCGGCGGGTGGTGATCGCCGCCGAGCCGGTCACGGACATCGACACCACCGCCGCCGACGTCCTCCAGGACCTGGACGAGGAACTCGCCGCCCAGGGCGTGCGGTTGGAGTTCGCGGAGCTCAAGCACCTGGTTCGGGAGAAGATCGAGCACTACGGGATGACCCGCCGCCTTCCCCCGGACCGGTTCCATCCGACCGTCGAGGCCGCGGTCGCGGCCTACCGGGCGGAGACCGGTGCCCGGTGGGAGCCGCCGCCCGACCGCCCGCCCGCGGAGGGGGAGGGCGGCCGGCCGGACCGGGCGCCGGGCTGA